The DNA region CCCTGCCCTTCCCCCTTCTCTTGtctggacatgtcaaaaaaaaaaaaaaaaaaagtgttactaatattatttaattataatgtgttaataataattaatgaaaatatattggttaatttaatgagaaaatatgGGATTTTCATAGATTAAAGAAGAGCTAGTATCTTGACTAAAATATAACTCCTACATTAATAAggatttaaattattatttttatataaattgataAGGTAAACCGTAAACATATGAAAAGTTGATTACATGTTTGTGAGTTAATGACCTAATTAATTGCATGATGGGTAGTTTATggggacaaggatcctctccagtcaaaaatgaactagagaggatTCAATTCATGGCTAGGATCTCTCCTTAGAGATCCTAAGGTCATCGACATGCCATGTGGtacatcaaaaaaatattattattttattatttatttatcttttaaggtaaaataataaaataaaatttttttttaatacgttACATGGCGGGTtgatggccttaggatctctTCTTATAGATCCTAACCATGAACTGGATCCCCTCCAGTttattttggactggagaggatccttgtccaaTTTATGGAtccggcttaggtgcggtagtgcaAAACTACAGCACCATGCGATAGCTCAAAATGACTCAggcaataaaaaattaattttttaaagtattaatataaaattaattaaatattaaaaaaatcaataattaaaatattaaaatattaaaaaattaaaactattaaaaaaagaaaaaaagaaaaagataaatcaaaaggggtggaggaaccacccccatgggttTCGGCCACCTCCTAAACCCATTTCCACCACTTTTAGTTTCCTTTACACCATCAACAACCTTCTTTTGACTCCTCCTCTATCCAGCTCCCTGAAGAACCCACCATTCCCaatggttctctctctcttaaactttgatttttgggttttgtgtaATTCAGGAGGTGTCTTTCTCTCCTCCATGGCCAGCACCGCCTCGCTTGGAGAATTTTCCACCACCCCAATACCATTCCCTACGGCCTGCCCATTACTTTTCTTTGGAGACTTCTCTTAGAATACAAAATCAGAATGAAAATGGCTGGAAGATGAAGTACAACAACACTCTTATCTCACAAAAAGAGATAGACAAGTTCCCAGAGCAAAAAGCTAAAAAGCTTGTGGGATATGCTGGTGAAGAAGCGAGAAAAGCGGATCCATGGTTTCTGGGGAATTTCCCCAAGGATCTCCAGCGAGAAAagctggagccaccccttttctttttcttttatttgtttaatagttttaattttttaatttttttctttttctttaaaaatattaattttttattgcccaaaactgAGTCGTTTTGGGCTATCGCATTGTGCGGTAGTATtaccgcacctaagccggaTCCAAAATTTATTACAGTAAACGCGGCCCATTAAACTATAAAATAGCTAGGAGTTTTAAGATGGTAGACGTATGTACTAGCTATTAGGTATTACTAAAATAGAAATGAGTTACTAGGATCAAATCTATTCCATTATTATTTTCGTATTTTAGTTTTCTCCACAAACTTCAACATAATAtcatattttcatcatatttcaACAAAATTGTTGCCACTAAATCTCATCCACCAATTAACCCCAAAAGCGTAGATGGATAGTTATTTATCAATTTCCATGACCAATATCATTTCATGCCCTATATATAACATATTCTCACATTTCATTAAAGATAACAACACAAATTCAATTTCATCATACAAGCTAAAATTCTTATTTGAGAGATGacgttaaaatattaattaaatagttaaattaattattttatattaatttaaacttttgcgCCTAAAGCTTCCGCCACAGTAGGGTCCGAGATACAGGAACGTGTGATACATTTTACTGCCACCAATTCACCGCCATGATCACGTACCAACATTTTGCTAACCCAATTCATTTGATTGCTCTTTATTTATCagattttataagaaaattttggttaaattcatgagtaatgctacacctATAATTATggaaaatgctaagtgttctcCTAGTGTTCTTACTTCTTATAGTCTtaatgtatattattttctaaaaaaataaatttaaaaagaaaaaaagaaaaaaaagtgaccttcatttctcttatcaaatttttagataATAATATCCACTTCGGACCAGTAGGACACGAGAAAAATACCTAGTATTtccctataattattttacaacttATTGATACATGATTAAGGAACATATAGGGACTTATATAATTCCATTGCATAAACTTTAATCTTGATCAGCTATATGATCGTTTGATCATCAAACATTTTGTCGTGATTTCAAAATGTtaatgaaatattaaaaaaaaaaaaaaaggacaaacaAATGGGGATCTCtatcttataaaaataatttcctgtACAAGATAATTAATATCTTTCAAGAGGGCTATTTTTTAACCAGAGCAAACTTTTTAACTGATTTTCGTTGCTTACTTTTCGAAATATTGCAGTCTATCAACCATATATTCTTTGCCATGTTATTATCCTAGGATTTGGCTTAGTTAGGTGCTAATCATCATATGTCCTATAGTTTTTTCAAcggtcaaaatttaattttaccttttttctctttctcataaaaaaaaaaaaaaaaaatttaaaaatgaaccgttaaaaactatatataacaaatgtattgtagttttttttttaagtgtaggTACATGTCTCCCAAGGGTCTGACTTTGCTGCATGATTAAaacatttaacaacaattttatttgtttgataaaaaattttaaacagtactttcttattttttggttaaaaaaattatctggCGTAAGgtaaatgtaaaaataattttaagtgtATTATATATAAGTGTGTTATGTTAgaagtttttttgttaatgcaatttttttcttctaaaaagtaaaatgccaaagaaaagaaagacgaCTCATAGCGCAGAAACAGAACTCTACTTAAAGCTTCCCATTCATTCATTAATTATAATAAGCATCCTTACATCACCTTATATAACCCACCAACTTATTCAAAACAGACTAGACCTAGAATGCAAAGTAATTGTGAGCATGACAAAGgttaaagataaagaaaaaattacaagaatcCCTTTCTCCCAATACACTTTGTAATATGTTTGGATTGTTGATGGCAATTCGAACTCTTGTTGACATGGAACTTATTGCTGGTGATTAAACTGAAACCCTATTGGTGATGTAGGACATGGCTTTGTCAATGAGTCCCTTCATTCCCTGCACGACAAGGTTcgaataccatattaaattataatttatcaaaatcGATACTATAAAATATGTATTCAAAAGTGATCATGAGTCGATAAATGAATATGAACATTATCAAACATACCCAAAAGTGAAGTGGCCACATTTGTTAGAGGGGGGGGAGGAGAATATCGCACCATTGGGGGGGGAACGCGACCTGTTACATTATAAATGGGAGGAGGATATAGCACAATTGGGACATCGTTCACATTTGTTGTAGGAGGAAGGGGAGAACGAAATCGCAACCTTGAGAAATCATCATACTTCTCACTT from Corylus avellana chromosome ca10, CavTom2PMs-1.0 includes:
- the LOC132164715 gene encoding uncharacterized protein LOC132164715, producing MGFQARLCLFFLLTFLITCFARKIPYGNARSLTSEKYDDFSRLRFRSPLPPTTNVNDVPIVLYPPPIYNVTGRVPPPMVRYSPPPPLTNVATSLLGNEGTH